The genomic segment AATTTTGAATATAAAAGTATAAGAAAAATAGATTTTGAACAAGAATATCCTTATTTTCCATGTGCGATATACTGTTTAAAAACTGGGTATATTGGAATTTGTAGCAAATAtatagaaaagaagaaatatgGAATATGCAGAAATTATGACATTAATTAATAATACAGCTATAAAATATATTGGTTATAAAATCAGAAATTTAAATTTGAAATTCCTGAAGTAAGAAATATTGTACTTGTCAAATGTTTTGAGGATTATTGTGAAGTGGATATTTGGGAGAAAAACTCTCTTCCTGTTATATATTTCATAGTttctaatgtttttaaatatatatttgttatgTAGCCCCTCCTTTCTTTCATTTACATACTACtatctttttaaattaaaaatatttttaaaagaaattaaaagtgggAATTTACTTTGAGAAATGTTAAGGAGCAATGACTTTGTAAACATAACAAATTCAAAGGATGGATGAAAATATTCTTACTCTTTTGGTGTTGTCTTTTTCATCTAACCCCTATGGAAACAAAAATTGGGACACAAATTTAGACGAAATCCAGCACAACACATAACATTTGTGAGGGTTACTCTAAACACTGGTTTGATAGTTCACTTTGTACAATTTTTTAATctttgtaattatttatttatttatttatttatttatttattattattattattcataaggtatgtgtgtaatatagccaagagatcctataattgtctggctgccaggcaaaagaCATACAGAAGTGGTCTGCTGTTGCCTGCCccaaccttggtattccttggaggtcaccctacCAAGTGCtaggcagggttgaccctgctaagcttccaagatctcatgggattgggtttgcctgggcgTCTTTAGAATTATTAGTATTTTCATCAATGGAAATTCAGCATTTCTactcttttccccacaatatctgCATCGTGTCTAGAACTTCCTTTATATAGTTGGACAGTGGTAATTAGAGGAATGGGTTGTATCCTGCACTGTTAGGTTATGATTTCATTTTAAAGATGTACCACCAACACAAAATATTATAGCCAAAAGCTGCCAATAATTCTGTGCACTTTATTGTCTCCTTACGTTTCCAACAACCTATGACAGCTGCTAGACAACATCATTTCAAAGTTCTTTTGTTGTTAGAAAAATGAATTCCAAATATGATGATGCTTCAAGAACCCCTATGAGCTTCAAGACCTGAGCTTAGTATTTCCTGGCTAGTACTCACTGTACTAGCCAGGAAACACACACACTAATTTTTACAGATTTTATACTGAGAAAAGTTGAGTTCTACAAAGTATTTATATAGACtcattaaggcccattatgcacggccgccgaaattgCGAttccgggtcacatggaaaacgcggagggggaagttgcgaagcaaaccgcttatgcacgggatgggacgcaacggcggctcaacccagagtaaccaattatgcacgcggcgaccccggcgccacttccggttgcgccctggttacatggaagctgcactttcttccgcatttcgctaacacggctttttcggcggcatgcaccgaatctgtggccggttgcagctggctccatgcgctatcggtgattttagtcgctgccattccaccccaaatgtgcgctattccccccgtgcataatgggcctatatgagcatttttgcttctttttatgCTACATTAAGGGGAATAACAAAGGATTAGATATGGCATCAAATCCCTACTCACTCAAAATCTTATGCAGTTGGCTTCTGACTCCTTTGCTGACACTTTCTAGCATATCTTTATAGCCAAATAGAATtataaattactttttaaaatacagttaggAACCATTACCTGAGTTTTCTGTAGAAGTCCCAGAACCATAAAGCAAAGCTCTTCCAATGCATTAGATGACtgaaggcaaaaaacaaaaccaaaagaaggtctcaggctgagtttactgcattgtcttatatttgaattaatttttaaaatgaactaaCCTGAGGCTGGGCATCCCTGTCCAGGTAAGCAGAACACACATCATCTATCTGTAAATATAATCAAGGTAATAGTGCTATTACTTACTTGCTATAATgaaattcttttttgggggggagggaatttttCTCAGTCAAGGGTTCATACCTCAAACACTCAGCAGACAggatatcttatccatttggtgcctcttaataattgtgaaacagccttgggggatggactgtccagcctctccaggagcaatcagggtgcagctgcattctgattggccctgcccctacagctcttgccctccctcaccaagccctcaccccttgcctcacagactgcCTGTGACTTtgctgctccacttgcagggccccaggtaagaggcccggccaggggctggggggtgggagtgctTCCCAAATCCTGGAAAGGCCTCTCAGAGGCTCTAGGTGTGCTTTCCAGCTCTTTGGGGAACCATCCGGCCAaggggggggtagggggagagggagcaccaAAATTCTGCAAAGGCCTTGcacaggccccaggtgtgctttccaggtggggagagagggagcacttccaaaaggcctggaaaggcctcaCTGCCGCCCCGggtgtgaccctttcaaagcccgttcttacaaacaggctttgccactagtatatatatatcttcATCTTTCCAGTCTGTGGTTTTACAAAGTCCTATTTCAACAATGGTTACACAATGGTTCAACAATGTTCTCTAATGGTACAGAGGACAGGAGGAGATACTTGCCTGTGATTATCTTTCCCCACTTCTCTTTGTAGTATGGAGGTGAATTAATCTACTAATTTATCTAATGGAACTAGGTTATTTTCTTGACAGGGACAAGAaatagcagcagaagaagagaaaaCGATTTCCTTTGTACAGGATATCTTGCATTATACATGTCACTGACTGATAATGCACAGGCAGGGAAGGGCGCGCCAGTGCCTGCATGTCAGCAGAGCTAAcccctgcttatgcatgatgtcGACACCATTCGGGtcctctcccagccctggcccgcttGAGGGCTTCTGATGGCTTgcagcaagggaacgtggattcttctgcatttcctTTCTTGCCACGGCAGCCATCAGAGGCCCATCTGGGTCAGGCCCATGCCCCACCTATGGTGCCTCTGGAGGGGCACAAAATGTTCTGTTTGGCTTtgtggtgctgcagagctgaatggggcatttttaccccccccccatgatgatggaatagtggcatgccactttcccaccatCATGTGGTGAGACCCCcatgccccctgcccccttgcTACTGCCATGAGGCTCGGCAGAGCACCCTGGAGTTGTACATGCACACGGCCAGTCTTGGGCAGACCATGTGCGCCATGGCATTCCTTTCCCTGTCCATACacgggaagtggtggggcatgctgcccttcTGCTAGGAATTGGCTACTGCCATGCATCATCAGTTACTGTGTCCCTTCCTGAAGGcatgaaaatttttttcttggCTCTGTAGTTCCTACAGCCCTTATAATCCCTGGACAGAAACTTTGAACGAGACAGTTCTCTTATCCTCCATAGCGTTGCTATGACCAGCACTCTAAGATCACCAGTGACCTCTCTTCAGAGTTTGATTTGAAAGCCTTGCAGCAAACTGGTATTGAATCGCAGATAAAGCTACTGATTACAAGTTTGTTATCGGCTCCAGGTTAGATCTAGACTAAATTAGTAATTTTCACATATTCTTTCTTTCCGCTGCAGGCTCCCCTCATGTCATTGCTCAGTTTCCCTGCCCCACAGGGACGTTATTTTGTGAAGACTGCTGGGTTGTCATGCAAGAGGGGAGGCAGTAAAGTCTCATTTTACAGATGGAACTTTTAATATAGATCTAATCCTCTGTCTCTCTAAGCACTAGACACTATATGGTGAGTTCGGAATTTTTCTATATGGTGAGCTTGGAATTCTTTATGTGTGTGACCCTTAACACTTAATAGCTATTTTTAAATGCATCAGTATAACCTCTGGGCCAGaaattgcttattttatttatttaagtacaAGAAGCACATATGCAAAATCTCAGATTTTCAGGATATTATACCATGATTCAGGACCATGTAAGCTACTTGTGAACTATCACATATAAAACATTGTAATTTGAATCCCATAATGGATTTCTGTAGAAGGAAGCATTTTCTATTTATGGAGCACGAATTTCTCCCCTACCCTTCCCGTAGCATCCTAAAATTCACACCAGGGGAACCCCAGGAACAGAATTGGTGGGGTGATAGAAGTCTGAATCAGGAAGGGAAAATCAGTGTAAATCACACACATTCTTGGAGAAATCTTTTGCGCCATCCAAGTCTGCATCCTAGAAGTCTTAACTATAAATCCCTTCctttatacaaaaaaaaaaggcacaaacacacacaatcaaTAAACAATAATAGTAAAACAGATAAACATGGAACATTGCTCTCTACCTCATTCCACAACTGGAAATCTTGCTCGCCTTGTAGCACATTGGATGTCATTGGTGCACctggaaaaaaatgaataaaactgcTATTTATAACATTGAATTACATacatgtgcatttgcagctgAATGAGAATAAATCAATTTTaccagaaaaaatattttattcattaaaaGGGTTACCATGATTCACTATTGCATTTTTCTAAAAAAGCAAAGTGGATGCTAAATGTTCAATGCATTTTAATTTCAATAGGAAATAAAGGTACCTTTTAATTCCAAAAGCTATGCCTTGAACTTAACAATTTTATGTGACATTATAGTACACTTATCTCCAGATGCCATCTCACATGTTTTCTAAAGTCGTGGGGGaaaactgccattttttaaaaggagaaatggAAATATATGCAATAGTTAGCTATAAAACATGAACTCACTTTAAGAGAAAATTACTTTGTAGCATATACATTCTGGAGATGGATTGTttcgtcaagtcacagctgatatATGGAAACATAGTTGgatgttcaaggcaagaaatgttcaaaggGTCTGTCTCCCTGTCAGGACCCTAgtattccatggaggtctcccatctaaatactagccagggccaaccctgcatagcttccaaaatctgacaagatcggaATAGCCTGTTTTAGGATGAGTCAGTCCAAAGAGATGATTTCATCAACACTCAGAGAGTGTTGATACGCACATAATAGAACTTGGGATTGAGGGtaagatggagaaggagaagaagaagaaaaagaagaactgagttttgtaccctgctttttactcctcaaaagagtctcaaagcagcttacagttacctcccttcctctctgcacaacagactccctgtgaggtaggtgaggctgagagacctctgaaagaattgtgattggcccaagatcacctagctggctgtatatggaggagttgggaatcaaactcagctctccagattagaggctgttgctctgaaccactacatcaagctaaaGGAAGGCCATGTGTGGAGATAAAGAACCTCCGAGAACTGAAGATTATAGATTTCCATGGGCCCATACTAGAAGTCTCCAAGCTGGCATGCTTGGTGCTGCATAGCAATTTAGATAAAGTATTTCAGAAAAATGATGGAATAAGAAAAATCAATGAGATACAGTCATCCCTGGGCACAAGCTCTGTAGGCATGACAGGAAGGGACAGGTTGGAGGTAATACTACATTTTATATCAAAGCCAGTAGAGAATCAAGCAACTTAGAAAACGTGAGGGGAATAAACTCGCTAACAGAAATGGGTGAAAATACTAAGTGTAACTTAAAAGTGGGAGTGTATCCACCTGACCAAACCCTTGAGGCTAATCTATAGAAGCATCAAAACCaacaataaacatttaaatatatcCAGATTAGGAAACCATCCAGAAAAGCAGCTGTGGTCTTTGAGTAACCAGAGGGGGAAatgggattgctaaaggaagatggggagatggcagagaagttCAATgtattttttgcttctgtgttcactatGGAAAGTCTGGGGCACATATCTGTGCCCCAGCTTCTGTTTTCAGTAGCCAAATAGAGATTATGAGAGATTAATTTCTAAGCCTATTAAGCAAAATTAAAAACCAGTAAGTCCCCAGTCCTGATGGCATACACTGAAGGTTTCTTAGAGATTCCAGTTGTGAGACTGTTGAGCAACTAACCTGTATATGTAACTTGTCACTGAATTCAGCCACTGTACCAAAAGACTGAAGAGCAGCAAATGTGACATTGGTTTCTTAAAAGTGGCCCAGAGGGGAAATTGCAGAACAGTTGGCCTAACATCCATCCCAGACAAATTAGTAAAAACGATAATCGAAATCAGAATTATTAGGCTCACAGAGGACCACAGCCTGCGGAGGGGAAATCCATAAagcttctgcaaaggaaaatcctAACTCACCAGCCTTTTGTATTTCCTTGAGAAAGAGAACAAGTACGTATTTTGTAGATAATGGTAACATTATATACTTGGTAGAAATTATAttcctggactttcaaaaggcttttgacattATACCCATTTCACCACAATGTATATGCTAATAAAGTAATCCATGATTCGTGCTATGTTCTTAAAGCAACTCCGTGTTTTATTAGTAAATACTGCATATATTTCCATATTCTTCTCTTCTTAAACTGCTGTTCTCCACTCCCACAGCATCATAAAATGTGTGAAACAGCATATAGAGATTACATCATTAGATAGTAACATAAAACTGATACATTCAAGGCATCACTTTTGGAAGTTAAATGTACctatttttcctatctaaattaTATATCAAACATTTGACAATCATCTTGCTTTTTGGACAAATACAACAGGAAGCTCTTCTGCGCAACTCCCAgcccggggccaaggggccaattgttgcccccccccatcccagactgagcccacccccacaccccttagccttttatttatactgcggaacaCAGTTTACAGATAGCTGCAAAACTCCAACAATTGACTGTTAGTCCTCTCATGGTAAAATTATCCAATTAAAAAATTACCAGTTTACAATTTTCATTCTTGCAACTGAAAAGAACACTGTAAAATAACTCTACATCTGCTCTAAAATCACTTTgagtggtttttgttgttgttgttgttgtatttagtCCAAGTGATTCTGTTGTTTTAACTGGTTCAGAATAAACTGAatattttgggggagaggaattAGTCATAAATAAAAGCCCTATGCAAAATTTAGGATAGAATGAGACAAGTGCTTTTTTCTGAATCAGTGTTTGCTGAAATAATGTGAGTGAGGTAGTGGGTTCTACCCCCATATCAGTTCTCCTGCATCAGGAGTACAGCCAAAGATAAACTTTTAAAGGAACCTGGGTAACAAATGCAGGGGGAAAGTGATGCAGGCAGGAATGTTTAAGCAGCCCTTTCACCTGCTGACTGTACTTTGAAAACCCCCTCAGCCTATTTAGTTCACTTGAAATGCAGTGATGCGAGCATCTATTCTTTTCTGCCATGTCAATGAAGGTCTGTTTAGATCAaagtaggggagggggaagatttaTACAATGCTTAAGGAAACTACATAATTACATGCAGATAAACACAACCAAACTTAGAAGAACTGCAATGCTAACAACTTTGTGTGGATTATGAGAAAGGAGTTGTACAACATTCAAAACATTAAAGTTGCTTAATTCCTGAACAGCCACACAAATATTAACTTATTCCTCACTTTTGTAAAAAAATCTGACTTTAAACATATGCTGATGGGGTACGAACTGGCAGTGTGGGAGAAGGAAAAGATATATGGGTTATAGTGGAGAGCTCGATTAAAGTGTTGACTCAATGTGAGGCTAATTGGAAAAGAGGCAGAAAATGTAATAGCCAATTTTGCAACACttttgtataaatctatggtattggcctcatttggaatactatgaaTAATTCTGGTCACCatcagtgcaatcttaagcacagttaaacccttctattttatttgtttgtttgttggatttctatcccacctatacccattgactttaatgaactTAGAAGGATACATTCAAGCGCAAAGGTGTAGAAAAGCTAGCCTCCTCTTTTTTTCAGGTTATAAATAAAGAGCATCTATAGGTAAATATATGAAAGATACAAAACAGGGAATTCTAATACAAGAATACAACCAAATCTTTTCAGAAATTTCAGTAATGGAAAATACCTATAAAGAAAGTACCCTGAGTACAATGAATGGTAGAACACCTTCAACTGTGAAGATACGTTACTGACTGTCTACTACTAGTAGTAGGTATGTTTTTGCACTTCCATTTGTGTAGTGGGAAGCTTAAAAGCAATCAGCCACACAAATATTAACTTCTTCCTCACTTTTGCAATAAGCTTGGAATCTAAATAATCCACTAAGATTGCAGGACAGGCAAGGCAGGCACAAGACAGGCAACTTTGAAAAATTAATGTGTAAAATATTTCTCCCTATATTTTTTGCATTTCAGGGTAAGACCAAAAGCATTGTGCACAGAACCCTGTTTCTTCACAACTTTCCCAACCCATTCATTATTTTTTGTTGATTGGTGTTCAATACCTCCTAACCATAATTTGGAAAAGGGTTTTGTCCagcggcaccttcaagaccaacaaagatttgttggtTTCGTTTTGTTTTCTTGGTGTCACTGATGACAGTTCTGTGCAGGTTTCAAATATGCAAGCCGTTTAAACATAATTCAAATCACTATGAAAGCACTCCAGATTTCATTATGCCTGCTTTTAGAGCTCAAGGAATTAGACGAAAAACCTACTAACTACTCTGGTCTGATGTAAAAAGTATTAATTCAAGTGGACATTTGAAATCTGGAGATAAACTGGAATCTTtggactgtttttttcttttaagaacaaaggcagcatataagacaAACAGGAAatgcaacataaataaaaatacacatttcACAAGAAGGTAGGGTGGTGGTATAGTACACAAACTTCTGAATTCATAGAATTCttcatagagccagcttggtatagtggtaaaaggcggcagcctctaatctggaaaaccaggttggattccccactcctgcacacgcagccagctgggtgacctggggctatacacagttctctcagagctctctcagtctcacctacctcatagagtgtctactgtggggagaggaagggtaggcaatcgtaagccgctctgtgactccttcaggcagtgaaaaatggggtatgaaaaaccagctcttcttcttcatcgggCACATAGTTACCCAAGTATGAGCTCCATGCACAATGTTCTGACTCAGGGTGATAGACGAGTTCAAGTGGATCCCCACTTGCCATGTAACTTAACTGGATTACAGTGGGGCGAGCCATTCCTCCACAGACTAAATCGATTGCACAGGTTTAGTTTGAAAGTACAAAGCAGGCAAGAAGAACTTCCTAGGATGGCTTGAGCACCTGGGAGGACCTGGGAGATAAAAACGCCCTAACAGTGCAGTCCCGGGAACACTGTCCCACGCGAAAACTTCACAGAAGGAAGCCAAATGCGAATCCAGGTAGGGTGAAGGTTGCAGTCCAAAGAACTTCGGCTCCTCTACTGCCAGGCAGGCCGCCCTGTCCTCTGACCAGAGACTTGGAACCGCTCCCTGCAATGAGAAGTGGCTGAGATCCTGGGCGCTGCTAAGAGCACGAGAGGGACAGGGCGACAACTGGGCAGTCCTGTCTAGTCGGGGAGAGAAGAGTTAGAAACGGGGGGCATGAAATAAACGAGAGCCTGCCGGCCACCCTTGCCGCGGTCCCCTTGCAGCGACTGTTCTCCAGCGCCTTCGCGGAGTGCAGGAAGGACTGCGCTGAAGGCACAATGACCGCGCGTTTGCCGACGGACAGGCAGAGGCTGCCCGAGGCCGAGGAACGGGGGCGGAGGGGACTGATGTCGGGGCGAGTCTTTGAATTCAGTATCTGTTCGCTTTTGGCCAAAGTTTGCGCCAGGAGAGGAAAGGCGGAAAGTGGCGCCAGAAGGAGCGCGGTCCTTACCTCGGCACCAGCTCAGCCCCAGCACGACGAGGAAGAGGACGCGCAGCCGCCTCCCGGGCTCCCGCCGGCCGGCCGGCAACCGCCCAGGGCTGCGCGGGACGGACGAAGGTGGCCCCGGGCCCGGCCTCTGGCGCCCTCCcgcgccgcccgcccgccgcatGGCGTCTGCTCCCCGCCCGGCGCTTTCGCCTTGCTCTGCTCCGCGCGCGCTTCCCCCTGCCGCCGCCACTCGGGCTCTGTGCGCTTCCCGGGCGGCGCTGGCAGCACTTTTAAATCTCCCGGACACGAGGAGGGCGGCGCCAGAGCCTCGCTCGGGGAGGCCACGGCAGGCCCCGCCCTGTCCCCAGAAGGAAGGCCCTGGCCAACTCCGGTCCCCCTGGTGGGGATGCCAGGCGCCCCGGgtttacagctcagctccaggctgcagagatgagCTGGTGgctgtggagggtgggctctatggcactgtaccccccACTCccgaggtccctcctctcccgggttagaatcatagagttgggaaggaccttttgggtcttctagtccaaccccctgcactatgcaggacactatgcagggtcccatcctcaaatctcctggaatttcccagcctgaatctggcaaccctagtgcctCATCTCCCAGGCTGGAGAGGGCCTGGCAACCCCTTACTGCCTCAGCACACTTCCAGGTCTGGATAGCTCAGATTCtgagagctaagcagggatggccctaGGCAGTATTTGGAGGTAGAGCACCATGAggtccagaggcaggcaacagcaaatcaTCTtggaacctctcttgccttgaaaaccttgtggggtcaccatatgtcagctgtgatttggcAACCAAGGCATACAATTGCTTTGTttaccctctagaacaggggtaatcaaactgcggccctccagatgtccatggactacaattcccagaagcccctgacagcgaatgctggcaggggcttctgggaattgtagtacatggacatctggagggccacagtttgactacccctgctctagaaccatGTTGCTGTGGCCGGCCGGCCCACTGCTCTGGGGTTCTGAACACTGGTGAAGGATAAAGATGATTTGTTGGATGATATTATTTCTTTCTTCTCCATTGAGTCCCATGACTTTCTTTCAAAAAGTCTGCCTCCAAGAGAGAGAGACTTCCTTcaacaaaaaaagattttctcCATCCAACGAAATCACTCCCAGTTGGAGGAACCCTTTACCTTTTGAAAGGCTCCTAAAATCGTATTAGATCTACTGGAGGAGGAAGTGGCCTTATGCTGACAGAGGCCACTGGTCTATCAGGTTCAGTTAGTCCATCTTCAACCGCTGCTGCTTCTCTGTAGGGTAGCAGAGGGAAAATGAGGGGGTCAAAGCTGTGATGCTGCAGCAGCAtaaccaaaagtgacatcatggcaaGACATGCTAGAAGTCACCTCAGAATCTTGTGGTTTTTACTAAGTTTGGGTGAATCCTAGAACATTCCAtgatgtggtgacatcacttctggttaaaTAGCTGGAAGTGATGCTTCAGTGTCATGGGATGACATTTGGACAACCCTAAGTCAATATGGCCTACTCTTACTTGATCTATCAAGGGCACTGCTGGTTCCCATACAAGGATGGGTTGGTGTAGTCTTGCTGTTGCTGCTTCAACTGCCAATACAGCACAACAGCAACAGAGCTTCCCTGTGGCATGTTTCCCCACAACCATTCCCTCTCTTCTGTACCACCAGGGTCCTTTCaggctttttaaaatcattacttGAGTATTATTATAACGTTATAGCAATCAGACTGTCAGGTTCCAAATGTCcccatttggaacaaaaagtaaCCCTCTATCCCCATCCATTGCAGAAAGACTCCtaaatttttgtttcttttaaaaaaattaaagctaggaattcaggaaacaacagattattattatcattattttgcAAGTAGAGCTGGAGTTTGTAGCATTCCGTTTAAATAAGCTCAGTTTGTTGTGGAGTCTAAATGGAGCCCTTTTTACAATTCTGCTCTGCAGTTGCTGTCCAAGGTATCAATGTGAGACAAGTTTTGAACTGAACATGGCTGGGACTGAACCTATTTACGAAGTCTGGCAGGCAGGGTAGTGGTTGCTACACTGATGGGGCAGAAAAATGGTACAATTGTGGGTGGAACCAGAACAATGTGTATGCTCCCATGCACATGAGTGCCAGATTGGCCTCGTCCTGATTCTTAAAACATTGCAgggaaagatcagagaaaagaCAGAAGCACCATCATGCTGTGGGAAGCCCCTCCCAGTCCCACTTCTCAATCACATCTAAGTCAGACTAGAACAATCCATCTGTGAGTAAC from the Paroedura picta isolate Pp20150507F chromosome 10, Ppicta_v3.0, whole genome shotgun sequence genome contains:
- the NMU gene encoding neuromedin-U isoform X2, which produces MRRAGGAGGRQRPGPGPPSSVPRSPGRLPAGRREPGRRLRVLFLVVLGLSWCRGAPMTSNVLQGEQDFQLWNEIDDVCSAYLDRDAQPQSSNALEELCFMVLGLLQKTQGLDEKDNTKRLSVLHPLLQLVPQLHERRPKRYKVVDEELRIPGGIQSRGYFIFRPRNGRRSTAFR
- the NMU gene encoding neuromedin-U isoform X1, with the protein product MRRAGGAGGRQRPGPGPPSSVPRSPGRLPAGRREPGRRLRVLFLVVLGLSWCRGAPMTSNVLQGEQDFQLWNEIDDVCSAYLDRDAQPQSSNALEELCFMVLGLLQKTQGLDEKDNTKRFLFHYSKTHDTGNSDYLLSVLHPLLQLVPQLHERRPKRYKVVDEELRIPGGIQSRGYFIFRPRNGRRSTAFR